The Xyrauchen texanus isolate HMW12.3.18 chromosome 28, RBS_HiC_50CHRs, whole genome shotgun sequence genome has a segment encoding these proteins:
- the LOC127621743 gene encoding F-box only protein 16-like isoform X1, which yields MSELFRKMPQAPSSKMQTTLSTWTPLNHHLSNVHVFEERRNLIGKWFEKWTDSQRKQVLQDFFSRCSVSQLKYLRQTLSNLVPEEALDFTSALPRVISLYIFSFLDPRSLCRCAQVSWHWKNLVELDQLWMPKCLKLGWCITFSPTPFEQGVWKRQYTETVQELHISRPKMPTKEFFIIPEVKVIGSEMEGSLPVTGKLILSSQNGKSKDGNSFVKSAKAILPWRDSDRHPTDTIRFNYLDNLDPAEQASKELIKGRFNSNTTRQENSKKEPSHTTYKLRKAKSLMFLSLDLSTAGKQRHNRPQWATKSLEALSGNMDSIKRLAQTSQRNAGIRPGPVRPSVPRLSKEGHRASMRSHRSTPTVSLFEGQP from the exons ATGTCTGAACTTTTTAGAAAGATGCCCCAAGCTCCCAGCTCTAAAATGCAGACCACACTAAGTACCTGGACACCTCTAAATCATCATCTCTCCAATGTTCAT GTTTTCGAAGAGAGAAGAAATCTGATTGGAAAGTGG TTTGAGAAGTGGACAGATAGCCAGCGGAAACAGGTGCTGCAAGACTTTTTCTCCAGATGTTCGGTTAGCCAACTGAAATATCTCAGACAGACTCTGAGCAACTTGGTTCCAGAAGAAGCTCTAGACTTTACTAGTGCCCTTCCCAGGGTCATATCCCTTTATATATTTTCCTTCCTGGACCCCCGAAGCCTATGTAGGTGTGCACAG GTGAGTTGGCATTGGAAAAACCTTGTGGAGCTTGACCAGCTCTGGATGCCTAAATGTCTGAAACTAGGATGGTGCATAACTTTTTCTCCCACACCATTTGAGCAAGGTGTATGGAAGAGGCAGTATACAGAGACAGTGCAGGAGCTTCATATTAGCAGGCCCAAG ATGCCTACAAAGGAGTTTTTCATTATCCCTGAGGTGAAAGTAATTGGCAGTGAAATGGAGGGGTCACTTCCTGTGACTGGGAAGTTAATCCTCTCAAGTCAGAATGGGAAGAGTAAAGATGGGAATAGCTTTGTGAAATCAGCCAAAGCAATTCTGCCGTGGAGAGATTCGGACAGGCATCCCACTGACACGATACGCTTTAACTATTTGGATAACCTCGACCCAGCTGAGCAAGCAAGTAAAGA ACTCATAAAGGGAAGATTTAATTCCAATACAACAAGACAAGAAAATTCAAAAAAAGAACCATCTCACACAACATACAAGCTGCGCAAGGCCAAATCTTTG ATGTTTTTGTCCTTGGATCTCAGTACAGCAGGTAAGCAAAGACATAACAGGCCACAATGGGCAACAAAGAGTTTAGAAGCGCTTTCGGGAAACATGGACTCCATAAAGAGACTTGCCCAGACCTCCCAAAGGAATGCAGGGATACGTCCGGGTCCAGTAAGGCCTTCAGTGCCCAGACTGAGTAAGGAGGGGCACCGTGCATCAATGAGATCCCATCGAAGCACACCAA CTGTGTCTCTTTTTGAAGGACAACCATGA
- the LOC127621743 gene encoding F-box only protein 16-like isoform X2, translating to MPQAPSSKMQTTLSTWTPLNHHLSNVHVFEERRNLIGKWFEKWTDSQRKQVLQDFFSRCSVSQLKYLRQTLSNLVPEEALDFTSALPRVISLYIFSFLDPRSLCRCAQVSWHWKNLVELDQLWMPKCLKLGWCITFSPTPFEQGVWKRQYTETVQELHISRPKMPTKEFFIIPEVKVIGSEMEGSLPVTGKLILSSQNGKSKDGNSFVKSAKAILPWRDSDRHPTDTIRFNYLDNLDPAEQASKELIKGRFNSNTTRQENSKKEPSHTTYKLRKAKSLMFLSLDLSTAGKQRHNRPQWATKSLEALSGNMDSIKRLAQTSQRNAGIRPGPVRPSVPRLSKEGHRASMRSHRSTPTVSLFEGQP from the exons ATGCCCCAAGCTCCCAGCTCTAAAATGCAGACCACACTAAGTACCTGGACACCTCTAAATCATCATCTCTCCAATGTTCAT GTTTTCGAAGAGAGAAGAAATCTGATTGGAAAGTGG TTTGAGAAGTGGACAGATAGCCAGCGGAAACAGGTGCTGCAAGACTTTTTCTCCAGATGTTCGGTTAGCCAACTGAAATATCTCAGACAGACTCTGAGCAACTTGGTTCCAGAAGAAGCTCTAGACTTTACTAGTGCCCTTCCCAGGGTCATATCCCTTTATATATTTTCCTTCCTGGACCCCCGAAGCCTATGTAGGTGTGCACAG GTGAGTTGGCATTGGAAAAACCTTGTGGAGCTTGACCAGCTCTGGATGCCTAAATGTCTGAAACTAGGATGGTGCATAACTTTTTCTCCCACACCATTTGAGCAAGGTGTATGGAAGAGGCAGTATACAGAGACAGTGCAGGAGCTTCATATTAGCAGGCCCAAG ATGCCTACAAAGGAGTTTTTCATTATCCCTGAGGTGAAAGTAATTGGCAGTGAAATGGAGGGGTCACTTCCTGTGACTGGGAAGTTAATCCTCTCAAGTCAGAATGGGAAGAGTAAAGATGGGAATAGCTTTGTGAAATCAGCCAAAGCAATTCTGCCGTGGAGAGATTCGGACAGGCATCCCACTGACACGATACGCTTTAACTATTTGGATAACCTCGACCCAGCTGAGCAAGCAAGTAAAGA ACTCATAAAGGGAAGATTTAATTCCAATACAACAAGACAAGAAAATTCAAAAAAAGAACCATCTCACACAACATACAAGCTGCGCAAGGCCAAATCTTTG ATGTTTTTGTCCTTGGATCTCAGTACAGCAGGTAAGCAAAGACATAACAGGCCACAATGGGCAACAAAGAGTTTAGAAGCGCTTTCGGGAAACATGGACTCCATAAAGAGACTTGCCCAGACCTCCCAAAGGAATGCAGGGATACGTCCGGGTCCAGTAAGGCCTTCAGTGCCCAGACTGAGTAAGGAGGGGCACCGTGCATCAATGAGATCCCATCGAAGCACACCAA CTGTGTCTCTTTTTGAAGGACAACCATGA